ACTGGTAAAATTGTAGGCTTTATTATTGGCGATATCAAAACATGGGGCTTCGGCATAGAGAGAAGCGGCTGGATTGAGCTCGTTGGAGTAGCTCCTGAGTTCATGGGTCGTGGGGTAGGTAAGAAATTAGGCAAAACACTGATTCAGCATTTCGAAAAAGAGGGGATAAAAGAGGTATACACAACTGTTAGATGGGATTCAGGCGATTTATTAGCGTTTTTCAAGTCAATTGGATTTACCAGAAGCAATTTTATAAATCTTGAGAAAAGATTGCGAGGATGAAAAATGTTCCAAAAGTTCAAAGAATGGTATGAAAATAGACATGACTATGCTAAAGAATGGAAGGAAAAAACAGGTGGAAAGGTTTTAGGCTATTTTTGCACCTACGTACCTGAAGAAATTATCTACGCTGCAGGCGTTTTACCAGTGAGGATTTTCGGCAGTCACGAGCCTCAAGACGTTACTGAGCCGCACATCTTCAGTATGTATTGTCCGTTTTGTAGAGATTGTTTAGCGCAAGGACTAAAAGGAAAATATAGTTACTTAGATGGAATAATGATAGCTCAATCATGTTTACATATAAGGCAAGCATTTACAAGCTGGCAATTGCACATACCAATTAATTACAGCTATTATTTCCTAATGCCTAATAAAGTTCAATCTCCTAGAGCAAAGCCTTATTTAATTGGAGAGCTAGCCGAATTTAAGAGCTCATTGGAAAAGTGGAGTGGGAAGCCTATATCAGACAAAGATTTAGATCGAGGAATAGAGATATTAAAC
The nucleotide sequence above comes from Candidatus Thermoplasmatota archaeon. Encoded proteins:
- a CDS encoding GNAT family N-acetyltransferase is translated as MAEIKIRALKKSDIDAIAKIQEAITKKKVPKYWAERVIDYIKKTPKACLAAEYTGKIVGFIIGDIKTWGFGIERSGWIELVGVAPEFMGRGVGKKLGKTLIQHFEKEGIKEVYTTVRWDSGDLLAFFKSIGFTRSNFINLEKRLRG